A region of Saccopteryx leptura isolate mSacLep1 chromosome X, mSacLep1_pri_phased_curated, whole genome shotgun sequence DNA encodes the following proteins:
- the LOC136386213 gene encoding melanoma-associated antigen B3-like, with protein sequence MTESSIVNENPQSLSATDTTSISQVSLRAPVTTIIFSGAFHTRSEDSQDEEDSHPTEVLCPDHSCSDPLAAEVNVLERFLLTRYKLNKPIFEEDMLMIVSEIHHDQFAEILEKASWRVEILFGLDLKEMDSNRRSYELVSKLKLPNNGRVNSGTGFPKTGLLMNILAMIFLNGNRATEEELWAFLSIMRVYPGKKHIIYREPRKLITKDLVNLKYLEYRRISNTNPPQREFLWGPQAVAEISKLKVLEYFAKYTETDPRSFSPHYEEALREEEERAQAGGASGAGARTIGQEGSHGQSTRVSTPSDV encoded by the exons ATGACAGAG TCTTCTATTGTGAATGAGAATCCCCAGAGCTTATCAGCTACTGATACAACTAGCATTTCCCAGGTGTCTCTGAGAGCCCCAGTGACCACCATTATCTTTTCAGGTGCTTTTCACACAAGATCTGAGGACAGCCAAGATGAGGAAGATTCCCATCCCACTGAGGTCTTGTGTCCTGACCACTCATGCAGTGATCCTCTAGCTGCTGAGGTGAATGTGTTAGAGAGGTTTCTTCTCACCAGATATAAACTGAATAAGCCAATTTTTGAAGAAGACATGTTAATGATTGTCAGTGAAATTCACCACGACCAATTTGCCGAGATCCTTGAGAAAGCCTCTTGGAGGGTGGAGATTCTGTTTGGGCTTGACTTAAAGGAAATGGACTCAAATAGACGCTCCTACGAACTTGTCAGCAAACTGAAACTACCCAACAATGGGAGGGTGAATTCCGGTACAGGTTTCCCCAAGACTGGTCTCTTAATGAATATCCTGGCCATGATATTCTTGAATGGCAATCGGGCCACGGAGGAAGAGTTGTGGGCATTCCTGAGTATAATGCGAGTGTACCCTGGAAAAAAACACATCATCTATCGGGAGCCAAGAAAACTAATTACGAAAGATCTAGTGAATCTAAAATATCTGGAATACCGCCGAATATCTAACACTAATCCTCCACAACGTGAGTTTCTTTGGGGTCCCCAAGCTGTTGCTGAAATAAGCAAATTGAAAGTCCTCGAATATTTTGCCAAGTACACCGAAACAGATCCAAGGTCCTTCTCACCACATTATGAAGAAGCtttgagagaggaggaagaaagagcacAAGCTGGAGGGGCATCCGGAGCTGGCGCTAGAACCATCGGGCAGGAAGGATCCCATGGCCAGTCCACCAGGGTTTCCACTCCTAGTGATGTCTAg